The following are encoded together in the Adhaeribacter arboris genome:
- a CDS encoding RDD family protein has translation MNTIRINTSQNVELEYEPASIGNRILAQLIDYAVYMGWFMAVGLILAVFKIGYGPILVILFYLPLLFYSLLCEIFLNGQTIGKKAQDIKVIKLNGRSPSIGDYLLRWVFLIVDTLASFGIIAIITLAANGRGQRLGDLAAGTTVIRTRAIKRNPLLAIQPEENYQVVFPEVQELTDADVALIRKLFFKARQHQNTLLLERVAEKTQETMRVTHNLSPADFLLTVLKDYQHRMAESAAL, from the coding sequence ATGAATACTATTCGTATAAACACGTCGCAGAACGTGGAGTTGGAATACGAACCGGCTAGTATTGGCAATCGCATTTTGGCCCAGTTGATAGATTATGCCGTTTACATGGGCTGGTTCATGGCCGTTGGGCTGATTCTTGCCGTGTTTAAAATAGGTTATGGCCCTATATTGGTTATTTTATTTTACCTGCCATTACTATTTTACAGTTTATTATGCGAGATTTTTCTGAATGGCCAAACTATTGGCAAGAAAGCTCAAGATATAAAAGTAATTAAACTCAATGGTCGCTCTCCCAGCATCGGCGATTACCTCCTCCGGTGGGTTTTCCTGATTGTGGATACTCTCGCTTCTTTCGGGATTATTGCTATTATTACCCTGGCTGCCAACGGGCGGGGGCAGCGCTTAGGCGATTTGGCGGCCGGCACCACCGTCATTCGTACTCGCGCGATTAAACGTAATCCCTTACTGGCTATTCAACCCGAAGAAAATTATCAAGTAGTTTTTCCGGAAGTGCAGGAACTGACCGATGCCGATGTGGCCCTTATTCGCAAATTATTCTTTAAAGCCCGCCAACACCAAAATACCCTTTTACTGGAACGGGTAGCCGAAAAAACGCAGGAAACCATGCGTGTAACTCATAACCTGTCCCCCGCTGATTTCTTGTTAACCGTACTGAAAGATTATCAGCATCGGATGGCCGAATCAGCCGCTCTTT
- a CDS encoding stage II sporulation protein M: MREAAFIKQNSAKWKSFENQDFLDPDLLADRFIQLTDDLSFARTFYPDSDNTLYLNALAARVHQAIYKNNRTRRNRFGQFWRYELPFLFWQHQKQLIFAFIIFTAGAAIGVLSAAFDDTFVRLILGDGYVNQTIANIKKGDPMAIYKQDGQTEMFLFITLNNIKVAFFAFVYGIFFSVGTFWILLSNGIMLGAFQYFFYKQGLLLPSVLTVWIHGTLEISAIVIAGCAGFVLGNSILFPKTYSRLDSFKRASRQGLKITVGLVPIFITAGFLESFVTRHTEMPLALSCFIILASLFFILLYFIYYPQALHAKNTHAQLSS, encoded by the coding sequence ATGCGTGAAGCTGCTTTTATCAAACAAAATTCGGCAAAATGGAAATCTTTCGAAAACCAGGACTTTCTGGACCCCGACTTACTGGCCGACCGTTTTATTCAACTAACCGACGATTTATCTTTTGCCCGAACTTTTTATCCTGACTCAGATAATACGCTGTACCTGAATGCTTTGGCTGCCAGAGTGCACCAGGCCATTTACAAAAATAATCGTACGCGCCGTAATAGGTTCGGGCAATTCTGGCGTTACGAGTTGCCATTCCTGTTCTGGCAACATCAAAAGCAGTTAATTTTTGCCTTTATTATATTCACCGCCGGGGCGGCCATTGGGGTGCTCTCGGCGGCCTTCGACGATACCTTTGTCCGGTTAATTTTAGGCGACGGTTACGTAAACCAGACTATTGCCAACATTAAAAAAGGAGATCCCATGGCCATTTATAAGCAAGACGGGCAAACCGAGATGTTTTTATTCATTACCCTCAACAACATTAAAGTGGCTTTTTTTGCTTTCGTTTATGGAATTTTCTTTTCGGTGGGTACTTTCTGGATTTTGCTGAGTAATGGTATTATGCTGGGGGCATTTCAGTATTTTTTCTATAAACAAGGGTTGCTCCTCCCTTCCGTGCTCACGGTATGGATTCATGGTACTTTAGAGATATCGGCCATTGTAATTGCGGGTTGCGCCGGGTTTGTACTGGGCAACAGTATATTATTTCCGAAAACATATTCGCGCCTGGATTCGTTTAAACGGGCTTCCCGCCAAGGATTGAAAATAACCGTTGGCCTGGTACCAATATTTATAACCGCTGGCTTTCTGGAAAGCTTTGTAACCCGCCATACCGAAATGCCTCTGGCGCTAAGTTGTTTTATTATTCTGGCTTCTTTGTTTTTTATTCTTTTGTACTTTATTTATTACCCGCAGGCCCTTCACGCTAAAAATACCCATGCCCAGTTATCTTCTTAA
- a CDS encoding DUF4129 domain-containing protein: protein MKGIFKYFIIFLMFGVCRSGYAVSVRSLTDSIHIAADTSRVVVRTLSADQLNAYRADPDFQYGTDVRPLTSAWDRFWRQVRAYSWEILRNRSYEGFWKYVIYGVVVGLTIFVVLKLLKIEFTGLLGKKAKAFAVPYETHAENIHALDFTSLLDEAVRQKDYRRAIRLYYLHTLKQLTDQALIDWQPGKTNRSYIREIQPQTLRKDFEKITALFEYVWYGGSQVNEAHYNTTRLAFITFNQLIGRHA, encoded by the coding sequence ATGAAGGGGATTTTTAAATATTTTATAATTTTTCTGATGTTCGGGGTATGTCGTTCGGGATACGCCGTCTCCGTTCGCTCACTTACTGATTCTATTCATATTGCCGCTGATACCAGCCGGGTAGTGGTGCGAACTTTGTCAGCCGACCAGTTAAATGCCTACCGCGCGGATCCTGATTTTCAGTACGGTACCGATGTACGCCCTTTGACCTCCGCCTGGGATCGTTTCTGGCGACAAGTTCGGGCGTATAGCTGGGAAATTCTGCGCAACCGTTCCTACGAGGGTTTCTGGAAATATGTGATCTACGGGGTTGTGGTTGGTCTCACGATTTTTGTGGTGCTTAAATTACTTAAAATAGAGTTTACTGGGCTTTTGGGTAAAAAGGCAAAGGCATTTGCGGTACCCTACGAAACCCACGCCGAAAACATCCACGCACTCGATTTTACCTCCTTGCTCGACGAAGCCGTCCGGCAAAAAGATTATCGCCGCGCTATTCGGTTGTATTATTTACACACCCTGAAACAACTCACCGACCAGGCGCTCATTGATTGGCAACCCGGTAAAACCAACCGCAGTTACATTCGCGAAATCCAGCCCCAGACTCTCCGGAAAGACTTCGAAAAAATTACGGCTTTGTTTGAATATGTGTGGTACGGTGGTTCCCAGGTAAATGAAGCGCATTATAATACCACGCGTCTGGCATTTATAACTTTTAATCAACTTATCGGCCGCCATGCGTAA
- a CDS encoding DUF4350 domain-containing protein, with translation MRNYRMSLALLAVLFATLVAVEYYQPKPVDWRQSFANKDKIPYGTYVLYQLLPDLFRNQDITTVRQPILNHLEETPVRHTNYIFINDEFVLDSLDQQALLAHVARGNQVFIAAESFAEKFKDILHFDSHFTYTKSVKDRLGVYFVNPKRGKQRYYFEKRKSEGYFTLRKGAQVTALGRNSAGLLNFISIRFGKGVFYLNTVPAAFTNYYVLSPKHTRYAATALSYLPVQPVFWDEYQKQGGMGEQSVFRVLLAHPPLRWAYYITLVALVLYVLFEGKRTQRIIPILAPSTNETLAFVRVVGNLYFNNRNHKNIAEKKIRYFLEYLRLHFYESSPINDSEAQERIAARSGVAITEVNNLFYLLQKISNVPIITDEDLRQLNQQLEAFYNQTNR, from the coding sequence ATGCGTAATTACCGGATGAGTTTGGCTTTGCTGGCGGTATTATTTGCCACGCTCGTAGCCGTTGAATATTACCAGCCCAAACCCGTCGATTGGCGGCAAAGCTTCGCGAACAAAGATAAAATACCGTACGGTACCTACGTGCTGTATCAGTTGCTGCCCGATCTGTTCCGGAATCAGGATATCACCACCGTACGGCAACCTATTTTAAACCATTTAGAAGAAACCCCTGTCCGGCATACGAATTATATTTTTATTAACGACGAGTTTGTTTTAGATTCTTTAGACCAACAAGCCTTACTGGCTCACGTAGCCCGTGGCAACCAAGTTTTTATTGCTGCCGAATCTTTTGCCGAAAAGTTTAAGGATATACTTCATTTTGATAGCCACTTTACCTATACAAAATCGGTTAAAGATCGTTTAGGGGTATACTTTGTCAACCCTAAACGGGGTAAGCAGCGGTATTATTTTGAAAAAAGAAAGTCGGAGGGGTATTTTACGCTCCGGAAAGGAGCGCAGGTAACGGCCTTAGGCAGAAATTCGGCAGGTTTACTTAACTTTATTTCCATCCGGTTCGGGAAAGGTGTATTCTATTTAAATACCGTGCCGGCCGCATTCACCAATTATTACGTACTCTCGCCCAAACACACCCGCTACGCCGCTACGGCTTTATCTTACCTGCCCGTGCAACCCGTTTTTTGGGACGAGTATCAGAAACAAGGTGGCATGGGTGAGCAATCGGTTTTTCGGGTTCTATTGGCGCATCCGCCGCTGCGTTGGGCTTACTACATTACATTGGTTGCCTTGGTGCTATACGTGTTGTTCGAAGGGAAACGTACGCAACGTATCATTCCTATTCTGGCGCCATCCACCAACGAAACGCTGGCTTTTGTGCGGGTAGTCGGTAACTTATATTTCAATAATCGTAATCATAAAAACATTGCCGAGAAAAAAATTCGTTATTTCCTGGAGTATCTGCGGCTGCACTTCTACGAATCATCACCGATCAACGATTCTGAGGCCCAGGAGCGCATTGCGGCCCGTTCGGGAGTTGCTATTACCGAAGTAAACAATTTATTTTATTTGCTGCAGAAAATCAGCAATGTACCAATTATCACCGACGAAGATCTGAGGCAACTGAACCAACAACTTGAGGCATTTTATAATCAAACCAATCGTTAA
- a CDS encoding AAA family ATPase: MEETLTELEPRAQFSELQESVQEIKQAIGRIIVGQEEMIDLLLVALLADGHVLIEGVPGIAKTLTAKLLARTIAVPFSRIQFTPDMMPSDVLGTSVFHPGTASFQFKQGPIFSNIVLIDEINRAPAKTQASLFEVMEERHITHDGVTYPLTEPFTVLATQNPIEQEGTYRLPEAQLDRFMFKIIVPYPNLNEEVAILKVHHTQPDLKNDLDTIKPVLSAEKMASLRQQVKTVHLDEKLLEYIGQLVVQTRTHKALYLGASPRASLAILHSSKALAATRGRSFVTPEDVQELAPAVLRHRILLTPEKEMEGAQPDDIVKQIIQKTEVPR, from the coding sequence ATGGAAGAAACCCTCACTGAATTAGAACCCCGCGCGCAATTTTCAGAATTACAGGAATCTGTGCAAGAGATAAAACAAGCCATTGGCCGGATAATAGTTGGGCAAGAGGAAATGATTGATCTGCTTCTGGTAGCACTGCTCGCCGACGGTCACGTATTGATTGAAGGCGTACCCGGTATTGCCAAAACACTAACGGCCAAACTGCTGGCCCGCACCATTGCCGTGCCGTTTAGCCGCATTCAGTTTACACCCGATATGATGCCTTCGGATGTGCTGGGCACCTCGGTGTTTCATCCCGGTACCGCCTCCTTCCAATTTAAGCAGGGGCCGATTTTCTCGAATATAGTCCTGATTGATGAAATTAACCGGGCGCCCGCCAAAACCCAGGCTTCGTTGTTCGAGGTGATGGAGGAACGCCACATTACCCACGACGGCGTAACCTATCCGCTCACCGAACCATTTACCGTACTGGCTACTCAAAACCCGATTGAACAGGAAGGCACCTACCGTTTGCCCGAAGCCCAGCTCGACCGGTTCATGTTTAAAATTATCGTACCCTACCCCAACCTGAACGAAGAAGTAGCCATACTAAAAGTACACCACACCCAGCCTGACCTCAAAAATGACTTGGATACTATAAAGCCGGTACTCAGCGCCGAGAAGATGGCCTCGTTGCGCCAGCAGGTGAAAACGGTGCATCTCGACGAAAAACTCCTGGAGTATATTGGTCAATTGGTCGTACAAACCCGGACCCACAAAGCCTTATACCTGGGTGCTTCGCCGCGGGCCTCGCTGGCTATCCTTCATAGTTCCAAGGCGTTGGCGGCTACTCGGGGCCGGAGTTTCGTAACCCCCGAAGATGTGCAGGAGTTGGCGCCCGCCGTGCTGCGCCACCGCATTTTGCTTACGCCCGAAAAAGAAATGGAAGGCGCCCAACCCGACGACATCGTAAAACAAATTATTCAGAAAACCGAAGTACCGCGCTAG
- a CDS encoding DUF58 domain-containing protein encodes MQFVRQLYFTSRWYYSLAALVGLLLLAFFFPALFGVARVLCGVLALLVLLDGVSLFRTNRGVFARRQLAEKLSNGSDNDITISLENHYSFPITVEVIDELPVQLQLRDTVFKVRVPTGETHLITYQIRPVKRGVYSFGAINAFVRSPLGLVRRRYQFAQNQEVPVYPSFIQMRQFELRAFTSQLAEHGLKKVRRVGHQAEFEQIRPYTPGDDPRVINWQATARRSELMVNSFQDEKSQPVYCLIDKGRVMKMPFEELSLLDYAINATLVLANVALKKQDKAGIITFAERVGTVLPAERKAAHLQKILDLLYHQKTRFLESDFESLYATVRTKIKHRSLLVLFTNFETLQAAQRQLPYLKKLARYHLILVVFFENTELRTLLDAPARTTEEIYLKAIAEKFDYEKRQIVKEFNRYGLHALLTAPHSLTVNTLNKYLEFKARGLL; translated from the coding sequence GTGCAGTTTGTTCGTCAGCTCTATTTTACCTCTCGCTGGTACTACAGCCTCGCAGCTTTAGTAGGTTTGTTGTTGCTGGCTTTTTTCTTTCCGGCTTTATTTGGCGTTGCCCGGGTGCTGTGCGGTGTGTTAGCGTTGCTGGTGCTGCTGGATGGAGTGTCTTTGTTCCGGACCAACCGGGGGGTATTTGCCCGCCGCCAACTAGCCGAAAAGCTTTCGAACGGCAGCGATAACGATATAACTATTTCCCTCGAAAACCATTACTCTTTTCCCATAACAGTAGAGGTGATTGATGAATTACCGGTGCAACTGCAGTTGCGGGATACTGTTTTTAAAGTACGCGTACCTACCGGCGAAACTCACCTGATTACCTACCAGATCCGACCGGTGAAGCGGGGAGTATATTCTTTTGGGGCAATAAATGCGTTCGTGCGCAGCCCTTTGGGTTTGGTGCGCCGCCGTTACCAGTTTGCGCAGAACCAGGAAGTGCCCGTTTACCCATCTTTTATTCAGATGCGGCAGTTTGAATTGCGGGCTTTTACGAGTCAGTTAGCGGAACATGGCCTGAAAAAAGTACGCCGCGTGGGCCACCAGGCCGAGTTTGAGCAAATCCGGCCGTATACCCCCGGCGACGACCCCCGTGTGATTAACTGGCAGGCCACGGCTCGCCGTTCCGAGTTGATGGTGAACAGTTTCCAGGACGAAAAATCCCAACCGGTTTACTGCCTCATTGATAAAGGTCGGGTTATGAAAATGCCGTTTGAAGAGTTAAGTTTACTGGATTATGCTATTAATGCTACTTTAGTGCTAGCCAATGTTGCCCTTAAAAAACAGGATAAAGCTGGTATTATTACTTTTGCCGAAAGAGTAGGCACTGTTTTACCCGCCGAACGAAAAGCGGCTCACCTGCAAAAAATTCTGGATTTATTGTATCACCAGAAAACACGCTTCCTGGAGTCGGATTTTGAAAGCTTGTACGCGACTGTGCGCACCAAAATAAAACACCGGAGCTTGCTGGTATTATTTACTAATTTTGAAACCTTACAGGCAGCGCAGCGCCAATTACCTTATCTGAAAAAGCTGGCTCGCTACCATCTAATACTGGTAGTATTTTTCGAGAACACGGAACTGCGCACTTTGCTCGATGCACCCGCCCGCACTACCGAAGAAATATACCTGAAAGCCATTGCCGAAAAGTTTGATTATGAGAAACGGCAAATTGTAAAAGAATTTAACCGCTACGGACTGCACGCCTTACTAACTGCTCCTCATTCGCTTACAGTAAATACCCTTAACAAATACTTAGAGTTTAAAGCGCGCGGTTTATTATAG